A segment of the Babesia microti strain RI chromosome II, complete genome genome:
CTGAGGAATATTTGAGGAAAACAAATTCGATACGTATGGCTTCCATTGTTTGGAATCATGCTTAGGCACTATTTCCTGACCGTTTAATGCCCATGATAATACAGTGGCTACAGCCAAAGACCCATATTCTAAGTTTGCATTATTACCATCATTAATCACTGacctaaataatttactaattCCACCCAATTTCACCATcttatatttaatataccCAACAACACCGtcttttttaattttattattattcgAAATGAATctgaatataaattcaatagCATATTTCCTTAAaacattaataaaatttcgCAATTTATTAACACTGGACAATGATGATGGCTCAGCAGCCTTTGCTAGctcattaaaattttttggaaatcCATTAATCCcatttgatttataattttccaaataatcatttaagAAAAATACTAAGTTTTACCATGACCTACCGATTTGAAGGACATAAGATGCCAATGGATAGTTTTGTGGAGGCATGAATTTGGTATGGATATAGATAGAATGGAacttataatatttatgtatgACTGAtcttgtaaattttttgcttAATTTCCCAggattaaaatttttgtatgtGTTCAAAATTTCTGTAAAGCGTGAGTGGATGGATAATGccaaataataataattcatcaAAGGTATTTTTTGAACATGATTAGATTTATTTTCTAACCATCTAAAACATCCTAAAAGAACGGAGTCAGGTTCATATGTATAACATCCATTATCACAAGTTCTGTATTTTAAACGATTAGAAACCTCCGCAGAAACATTGGTTTCCCCATAACTTTTAATTGACGATGTTTGAATACTGATCATGctataaaattttgctaTTAACTTATCTAATAGCATCATATCAGAAGAAAGGTGCCATGACATTTGTCCCAAAACTGAATAACCAAATACTTCTTACTGtcaaatacaatattattttttgttcCTTTATTTAGCAAAAGACTATTCaaacatttaatatcaCACTCAGCATATCCTTGAACAATAGCTAAAGTGATATTCTAACTTACATGCATCATCAGTTCTACTGGATTTGATAGAAGAATTCCAGaatgatattgatttatcatcaaaagctaaattaattcactCATACATAAATCTAGAATgttatttgaaaatgaaacTTCAAAAGCCTTTTTCCACACTTCGaaactatttattttgGTAGAAACAGGTTCACATTTACCAATATCTCCACCAACTGATTTTAATGAGCAATTTTGGTAATCAGGAAATTTTCCTGTCAATGAGTTATAtctattgataattaaaataagaAGTGGGGAACCGCATTTCATTAGATTTGGGGTCGTGAGCCCTTGcacattaatattattaggCATTTTCAAATCATTATCAAATCCACCTGGAAATTCATTAAATCTTAGGGAATAATTAAGTATTTcaattgctaaattaaAAGTATCATTTACCTGATATGACGTGTTCcaatgtaatattttttagtttaGAATCTCCGTTTAACATAGATATTATAGTGCTTAACAGAATATCACCTTAATCAAAACATGATTTAccaaatttgcaattcaCATTAGATTTCATGTATGCCTTTTTAATAAGAtatgaatattttgtaatgGCAAGTTCCttgaaaaatttcaattgaatATTCCTATATACACATGCTAcgtataaaattttttacctATATCCATAGTTCTAATCAATAGATTAGATTCAATTTGAAGACGTTTTCCAGTCTCAGAATCTTGGAGAAAAACTTGCTTAGAAGccattttattaaaaagaTTTGGCAGTGTTTCCTTTCTAACGTGTAAAactttataaattttatcatcTATCCTACGATtcttaataatttttacaaaatcccctgaaataatttcacCAGAAATGAATTTAATGGCAGATTCAACGTCCCctttatcaaaatttgtatttaaattaatttcttGAATAAGATCATTTTTGaacttttccaaatattcatataGTGTCAACCATTccaaaaatgaataataCTCATGAGgaaaatgttttaaaaaAGCCGTATTAAAATCAGTGGTGTTTAATCTATACTTTTTGGGAGAGTTTGAAAATTCTTTGATTTTTTGGTTTAGTTccaatataaaaatttgagattttttaatttcatgatcaaaatatttatggaAATCCATTCTTTGTCTTTTGTTCAACCCATCtgatgaattatataaacaatttttatgaatttttgatatatgtCTTCCTTTATAGCCTAAATTAGACAAGAACGAATTTGTAAATTCATCAAGTTCACTATCCCAATATGAATTAGCAAGTTCCGTAATATTACAAAGTTCTGAAACTAACAAGTTAACAATTTGAGCCTGCTCCATTTCTTTTAACTGCGTATTAGCACTGACATCACCATTTAATCCATCTTCATTCCTTTGACATTGTAAGCCATCATTCGAACATGTTTTTGACAACAACTTCATACTTACTCTCTCCAATTCCAATTCAAATTGAGTTCCATGGTCTAAAATAGGGATTCTCATAATCTTTTTAATCAAGGAAATATAACTTTGTTCTAATTCTGGACACGAGTTTTCAGAAGGTATGTACTCGGTTTTATCAACGGGCAAAAATATTCCATATGTCAGGTTCAACTTATCAATAAGCAAGGAACTTTTTGAATCGTATAAGAAACTTAGAATcacattatttaaaatcCTGGACGTCCTATAACTTAATGCCATGTCAAATTCTGTCCATATATCTATGGAGTAGACTATGACTggaaataaaattagttgAATAAACTCAATAATAATCTTCATGATAGTCGTTTGCCGTTGAagaataaataaatcaaattttattgagAATTTAACGagatattgataaagtTATATTATACGAACCACATATTCTTTATTAATGATACATTAGGAGTTGTATATATCTAAAAAATGAGTTGATATGAAAATCGAAAGGGTTTAAATTATAGAATGTTTGc
Coding sequences within it:
- a CDS encoding high molecular weight rhoptry protein 2 (RhopH2) (overlaps_old_locusTagID:BBM_II02700;~overlaps_old_locusTagID:BBM_II02705), whose protein sequence is MKIIIEFIQLILFPVIVYSIDIWTEFDMALSYRTSRILNNVILSFLYDSKSSLLIDKLNLTYGIFLPVDKTEYIPSENSCPELEQSYISLIKKIMRIPILDHGTQFELELERVSMKLLSKTCSNDGLQCQRNEDGLNGDVSANTQLKEMEQAQIVNLLVSELCNITELANSYWDSELDEFTNSFLSNLGYKGRHISKIHKNCLYNSSDGLNKRQRMDFHKYFDHEIKKSQIFILELNQKIKEFSNSPKKYRLNTTDFNTAFLKHFPHEYYSFLEWLTLYEYLEKFKNDLIQEINLNTNFDKGDVESAIKFISGEIISGDFVKIIKNRRIDDKIYKVLHVRKETLPNLFNKMASKQVFLQDSETGKRLQIESNLLIRTMDIACVYRNIQLKFFKELAITKYSYLIKKAYMKSNVNCKFGDILLSTIISMLNGDSKLKNITLEHVISAIEILNYSLRFNEFPGGFDNDLKMPNNINVQGLTTPNLMKCGSPLLILIINRYNSLTGKFPDYQNCSLKSVGGDIGKCEPVSTKINSFEVWKKAFEVSFSNNILDLSFDDKSISFWNSSIKSSRTDDASIVQGYAECDIKCLNSLLLNKGTKNNIVFDILGQMSWHLSSDMMLLDKLIAKFYSMISIQTSSIKSYGETNVSAEVSNRLKYRTCDNGCYTYEPDSVLLGCFRWLENKSNHVQKIPLMNYYYLALSIHSRFTEILNTYKNFNPGKLSKKFTRSVIHKYYKFHSIYIHTKFMPPQNYPLASYVLQIVFFLNDYLENYKSNGINGFPKNFNELAKAAEPSSLSSVNKLRNFINVLRKYAIEFIFRFISNNNKIKKDGVVGYIKYKMVKLGGISKLFRSVINDGNNANLEYGSLAVATVLSWALNGQEIVPKHDSKQWKPYVSNLFSSNIPQYRKYFFYMILNNAKSPDQVAWDMISEKCKINNPKAVKRNLLNVLTAKNNILLVVDMAKEIVENCNNTNYDIETSRLFTESNCHYLKLDAIKHIKFNDMKIGNFIKSILNNGIKNRIGKTNVVECDWFYDIEYYKLVQKKVSSDKEDYVNLNLIKTIKLSFGYKEFEYEYVPRDVFITGVYDYYSLLFDNLGNCNKTNEIVDAKCQYEILIKDSKKQILLQQVYDGKVYVLKRPIQTKYKFGRVFLTEDTLNRLLISSIEIPECNGKCNVDDFRKVILDNLLMDGLEAPIIKPRSIDESYIHSLNVLDFNSTIFELYHVKDIVSGETITIDDVKQQRDVLVCADDDFYHNNIDIESIKYGENVGGLMKYPAFGYKFLKKYNAKHMRNGYGYFLVNLLPDLSESCNNSGIIVDPVETKTKKIAQVAINVN